A DNA window from Paenibacillus sp. HWE-109 contains the following coding sequences:
- the flhB gene encoding flagellar biosynthesis protein FlhB, which translates to MSQPYRLQLDLQWFAGEKTEPATAKKRQDARKKGQVAKSMDLPAALILLFSFLSFLLFGSYMKVRIISMFKNVYNNQLNMDITMGNVQVLFTNLVTQGLIILAPIFILVVLIAFIGNYAQIGFMFIGDPLMMKFSKINPLEGFKKIFSLRTVMDFLKSTMKMLIIGYVVYTTLMGEKAKLLGLGHSPLESTFSFIASLTLKLGIKIGAILIVLAVFDYIYQKYEYEKSLKMSKQDIKDEYKKSEGDPLIKGKIRAKQRQMAMQRMMQEVPKADVIITNPTHFAVALKYDSSNMQAPTVIAKGADYVALKIKEVAKKNGVVTMENKPLARAIFAQVEIGEAIPADLFQAVAEVLAYVYKIKGKTN; encoded by the coding sequence GTGTCCCAGCCATATCGCTTGCAGCTTGATTTACAATGGTTTGCAGGAGAAAAGACGGAACCTGCGACAGCGAAGAAGAGGCAGGATGCCCGTAAAAAGGGGCAGGTTGCCAAGAGCATGGACTTGCCAGCAGCGCTAATCCTCCTCTTTTCATTCTTGTCGTTCCTCTTGTTTGGAAGCTACATGAAAGTAAGAATCATCAGTATGTTCAAAAACGTATACAATAATCAACTCAATATGGATATTACGATGGGGAATGTTCAAGTCTTATTCACAAATTTGGTAACACAAGGCTTAATCATTCTGGCACCCATCTTCATTCTTGTTGTCTTGATCGCTTTCATTGGGAATTACGCGCAGATTGGCTTTATGTTTATCGGCGATCCCTTGATGATGAAATTCAGTAAAATTAATCCGCTTGAAGGGTTCAAAAAAATCTTCTCCTTGCGCACGGTGATGGATTTTTTGAAATCCACCATGAAGATGCTGATTATCGGTTACGTTGTGTACACCACTTTAATGGGGGAGAAGGCTAAGTTATTAGGGTTAGGCCATTCGCCACTAGAAAGCACCTTTTCATTTATTGCTTCACTTACTTTAAAACTTGGCATTAAAATTGGTGCTATTCTTATTGTGCTTGCGGTATTTGACTATATCTATCAGAAGTACGAGTATGAGAAGAGTCTCAAAATGTCCAAGCAGGATATCAAAGATGAGTATAAGAAAAGTGAAGGAGATCCGCTGATTAAAGGAAAGATTCGTGCGAAGCAGCGTCAAATGGCTATGCAGCGGATGATGCAAGAAGTTCCCAAAGCGGATGTTATTATCACGAACCCGACTCACTTTGCTGTTGCTTTGAAATATGATTCCTCTAACATGCAGGCGCCTACGGTTATTGCCAAGGGTGCTGACTATGTAGCTCTCAAAATTAAAGAAGTGGCCAAGAAGAATGGTGTTGTGACGATGGAAAACAAGCCATTAGCACGTGCTATATTTGCCCAAGTGGAAATCGGTGAAGCCATTCCAGCTGATTTATTCCAAGCAGTCGCTGAAGTGTTAGCTTACGTCTATAAAATTAAGGGCAAAACGAATTAA
- the fliR gene encoding flagellar biosynthetic protein FliR yields MTNIFFQAIPIFLLIFCRITSFFVVVPVLSSRNVPMMFKIGLSVFISFLIFASMGLDKPIPLDGEYILLIIREMLIGILLGFLAYIFFTVVQTAGSFMDMQIGYSMASVIDPLTGVSSPMLGNLKYMVAILLFLTFDGHHFLIRAIIDSYKWVPLDNQLFAHIYNGEISDFLVKSLSKMFYLSFQLAAPIIAALFLTDLGLGLLTRVAPQFNIFVIGAPLKMILGLFLLVVLFPELISQFQNLFATIFDYMEKLLQLVSGTQQPSP; encoded by the coding sequence ATGACAAACATATTTTTTCAGGCAATCCCTATTTTTTTGCTTATCTTTTGTCGAATTACATCATTCTTTGTCGTGGTTCCGGTGCTTTCCTCGCGAAATGTGCCGATGATGTTCAAAATCGGTCTTTCTGTATTCATCTCTTTCCTTATTTTTGCAAGTATGGGTCTTGACAAGCCTATACCATTGGATGGTGAATACATCCTCTTGATCATTCGTGAAATGCTGATTGGCATTTTACTTGGTTTCCTGGCCTATATTTTCTTTACAGTTGTGCAAACAGCCGGTTCATTTATGGATATGCAAATCGGTTATAGTATGGCTAGTGTCATTGATCCTTTAACAGGGGTATCATCCCCGATGTTAGGTAATCTCAAGTATATGGTCGCCATCTTGCTTTTTTTAACTTTTGATGGACATCACTTTTTGATTAGAGCGATTATTGATAGTTATAAATGGGTTCCATTGGATAATCAATTGTTCGCCCATATTTACAATGGTGAGATATCGGATTTTCTTGTTAAATCATTGTCGAAAATGTTTTATCTTTCGTTCCAACTTGCTGCTCCTATTATTGCAGCCCTTTTTTTAACAGATTTAGGATTAGGGCTGTTGACAAGGGTAGCTCCGCAATTCAATATTTTTGTCATCGGCGCACCATTGAAAATGATTCTGGGCCTTTTCTTGCTAGTTGTGCTTTTCCCAGAATTGATTTCACAATTTCAAAATTTATTTGCAACGATATTTGATTACATGGAGAAGTTGCTTCAACTAGTTAGTGGTACACAGCAACCCTCTCCCTGA
- the fliQ gene encoding flagellar biosynthesis protein FliQ, translating to MGSEFVIRIAGEAVYTVLKASAPMLIIGLVVGLIISIFQATTQIQEQTLAFVPKIVAVLLSILIFGPWIMNTLVDFTFNLLNNLYKFVG from the coding sequence ATGGGTTCGGAATTTGTCATTCGTATTGCCGGTGAAGCTGTTTATACCGTACTGAAAGCCAGTGCCCCCATGTTGATTATTGGGCTTGTTGTTGGCTTGATCATCAGTATTTTCCAAGCAACTACGCAGATTCAAGAGCAGACGTTAGCTTTTGTTCCCAAAATTGTTGCAGTACTGCTTTCTATTTTAATTTTTGGGCCATGGATTATGAATACATTGGTAGACTTTACGTTTAATTTACTCAACAACCTTTACAAATTCGTTGGTTAG
- the fliP gene encoding flagellar type III secretion system pore protein FliP (The bacterial flagellar biogenesis protein FliP forms a type III secretion system (T3SS)-type pore required for flagellar assembly.), translated as MKRNKRILALLIVFISVFLISLTASAAETDPNNPIPGLNVNIGTGGAAAGSSNTVTLLLLLTVLSLAPSFLILMTSFTRIVIVLGFVRTSLGTQQMPPNQVLIGLALFLTFFIMSPTLGEVNQTALQPYLKGEINQTQAFEKASLPMKKFMFKHTRQKDLKLFLDYTKAKAPTGVEDIPITSLVPAYAISELKSAFQMGFMIFIPFLVIDMVVSSTLMAMGMMMLPPVMISLPFKILLFILVDGWYLVVRSLLLSYG; from the coding sequence ATGAAGAGAAATAAACGAATTCTTGCCCTATTAATCGTGTTCATTTCCGTCTTTCTAATCTCTCTGACAGCTTCAGCTGCCGAGACAGATCCGAACAATCCGATTCCTGGATTAAATGTAAATATTGGTACCGGAGGCGCTGCCGCTGGTTCCTCTAATACGGTAACCTTATTGCTATTGTTAACTGTTTTGAGCCTTGCTCCATCATTTCTAATTTTGATGACCAGCTTTACGCGTATCGTCATTGTACTAGGTTTCGTAAGAACGTCACTGGGAACACAGCAGATGCCACCCAATCAGGTTTTAATCGGACTCGCTCTGTTTTTAACCTTTTTTATTATGTCTCCAACTTTGGGGGAAGTTAATCAGACGGCACTTCAACCCTACTTGAAGGGGGAAATTAATCAAACCCAGGCTTTTGAGAAAGCTTCACTGCCGATGAAGAAGTTTATGTTCAAACATACCAGGCAGAAGGATTTAAAGCTATTTCTAGATTACACCAAAGCTAAAGCGCCTACTGGTGTTGAAGATATTCCTATTACTTCTTTAGTACCGGCTTATGCGATTAGTGAACTGAAATCAGCCTTCCAGATGGGATTTATGATATTTATTCCGTTTCTGGTCATCGATATGGTTGTTTCTAGTACCTTAATGGCGATGGGGATGATGATGTTGCCGCCTGTTATGATTTCATTGCCTTTCAAGATCCTGCTGTTTATTTTAGTAGATGGTTGGTACCTTGTTGTGAGATCATTACTCCTTAGCTATGGTTGA
- a CDS encoding flagellar biosynthetic protein FliO, translating to MRRLQSKRLLTTLLSVAAMLYTTSISFAETEPGQGLPTSDFPTTDSFDSFGMVVKVIFFLVLIILLFFVLIKYIAKRNKGTMFGNSIRSLGGVPLGQNKSIQIVEIGHSLFVVGVGENIQLLDKINDADEVAYITDLLTSSQDDRVGFGALTKWIGKLPLKKKDIEEEVEITSSFQQVFHDKLQRVSNRNKNVEDWLSDQKPTDRLNDE from the coding sequence ATGAGAAGACTCCAATCGAAGCGACTATTAACTACGTTACTTAGTGTAGCCGCGATGTTGTACACGACGTCAATAAGCTTTGCCGAAACAGAGCCAGGACAAGGTCTGCCAACATCTGATTTTCCGACTACAGACTCCTTTGATTCGTTTGGTATGGTTGTCAAGGTCATTTTCTTTCTCGTTTTAATCATTCTGTTGTTCTTTGTACTCATCAAGTATATAGCTAAGAGAAATAAAGGCACCATGTTTGGGAACTCGATTCGATCTTTAGGTGGAGTTCCCCTTGGGCAAAATAAGTCAATCCAGATTGTAGAAATTGGTCATTCGCTCTTCGTGGTTGGCGTCGGTGAGAATATTCAGTTATTGGATAAGATTAATGACGCCGATGAAGTAGCATATATTACTGATTTACTGACTTCCTCTCAGGATGACAGAGTCGGTTTTGGGGCATTGACGAAGTGGATTGGCAAGCTGCCGCTTAAAAAGAAAGATATTGAAGAGGAAGTTGAAATCACTTCTTCCTTTCAACAAGTATTTCATGACAAACTTCAACGAGTTTCAAATCGGAATAAAAATGTGGAAGATTGGCTTTCAGATCAAAAACCAACAGATCGGTTGAATGATGAATGA
- a CDS encoding response regulator yields the protein MANRILIVDDAAFMRMMIRDILSKNGYEVCGEANDGAQAIEKYKELKPDLITMDITMPEMDGIQALKEIKKIEPNAKVIMCSAMGQQAMVIDAIQAGAKDFIVKPFQADRVIEAIKKTLG from the coding sequence ATGGCTAACCGTATTCTTATTGTTGATGATGCTGCTTTTATGAGAATGATGATTCGTGATATTCTATCTAAAAATGGGTATGAGGTTTGTGGCGAAGCGAATGATGGCGCACAAGCTATTGAGAAATACAAAGAATTGAAACCAGATCTGATTACAATGGATATCACAATGCCTGAGATGGATGGGATTCAAGCTTTGAAAGAAATCAAGAAGATTGAGCCAAATGCGAAAGTTATCATGTGTTCCGCGATGGGGCAACAAGCGATGGTTATCGACGCGATTCAAGCTGGTGCTAAAGACTTTATCGTTAAGCCGTTCCAGGCAGACCGTGTTATCGAAGCAATTAAAAAGACTCTAGGGTAA
- the fliY gene encoding flagellar motor switch phosphatase FliY: protein MTNNRDYLSQEEIDALLRQSSDDSPASSYQGPPKVEDYLSSLEQDALGEIGNITFGSAATALSTLLGKKVDITTPRVSIIGKEELEQEFPKPHVAVHVNYVDGFDGINLLVIKTSDAQVIADLMMGGDGTGGDENLSEIHISAVQEAMNQMMGSSATSMSTIFNRFVNISPPGIDILNLSKGEGKLPDEDVFIKISFRLIIGDLIDSNIMQLLPVPFAKEMVSILMGGGSESEMEAAPAAQAPAPSAPKQEVHTPPPAAAQPVYEQPMYQQQQQPMYEQPMYQQPPMGQPMYPPQQPMYQQPPAAAYGGMPNRNVNVQPVQFGNLQNGSYSHAEDTNLDLLLDIPLKVTVELGRTHKVIKDILELSQGSIIELDKLAGEPVDILVNNKLIAKGEVVVIDENFGVRVTDIVNQWERIQKLQ from the coding sequence ATGACGAATAACAGAGATTATCTGTCCCAAGAAGAGATCGACGCTTTGTTGAGACAGTCCTCGGACGATAGTCCAGCCTCTTCTTATCAAGGGCCTCCTAAAGTTGAAGACTATTTATCTTCGTTAGAGCAGGATGCACTCGGTGAAATTGGTAATATTACATTTGGCAGTGCAGCCACAGCTCTTTCGACATTGCTGGGTAAGAAAGTCGATATTACAACACCTCGTGTGTCAATAATCGGCAAAGAGGAATTGGAACAAGAGTTTCCTAAACCACATGTAGCGGTTCATGTTAATTATGTCGATGGTTTTGATGGTATTAATTTACTTGTCATCAAAACAAGTGACGCGCAAGTGATCGCTGATCTTATGATGGGTGGAGACGGTACTGGTGGAGATGAAAATCTCAGTGAAATTCACATCAGCGCTGTTCAAGAAGCAATGAATCAGATGATGGGTTCATCCGCAACTTCGATGTCTACCATCTTTAATCGATTTGTCAATATCTCACCGCCTGGAATCGACATATTAAATTTGTCGAAAGGAGAAGGAAAATTACCTGACGAGGACGTATTTATTAAGATATCGTTCCGACTCATCATTGGCGATCTTATTGATTCCAACATCATGCAGTTACTTCCTGTTCCTTTCGCCAAAGAAATGGTATCGATCCTAATGGGTGGTGGTTCAGAGTCTGAGATGGAAGCTGCCCCGGCTGCACAAGCACCTGCTCCTTCCGCACCTAAGCAAGAAGTTCATACACCTCCTCCTGCAGCAGCTCAGCCTGTTTATGAGCAGCCTATGTACCAGCAGCAGCAGCAGCCTATGTATGAGCAACCGATGTATCAACAACCACCGATGGGACAACCCATGTATCCACCTCAACAGCCTATGTATCAGCAGCCACCTGCAGCCGCATATGGTGGGATGCCGAATCGCAATGTAAATGTGCAACCCGTTCAGTTTGGTAATTTACAAAATGGTTCGTACTCTCATGCGGAAGATACAAATCTTGATCTGCTTTTGGATATTCCTCTGAAAGTAACGGTAGAGTTAGGCAGAACCCACAAGGTGATCAAAGATATTTTGGAATTGTCACAAGGATCTATTATTGAATTGGATAAATTAGCAGGTGAGCCTGTGGACATCTTAGTTAATAATAAGTTAATCGCCAAAGGCGAAGTCGTGGTTATCGATGAAAACTTTGGGGTTCGTGTTACGGACATTGTTAATCAATGGGAACGAATTCAAAAGCTACAATAA
- the fliM gene encoding flagellar motor switch protein FliM, which produces MVDVLSQNEIDALLAALSSGEMDADELKKEDTQKKVRAYDFKRAVRFSKDHIRSLTRIHENFARFLTTYFSAQLRTFVQISVVQVEQLPYDEFIRSIPKMTILNIFEAEPLEGRMVLEVHPNVAFAMLDRLLGGAGTTPTKINALTEIETIVMERIFSRAFDSLQEAWKTVIDIQPRLEALETNPQFMQIVSPNETIALISLSTKIGDTTGMINLCIPHVVIEPIMPRLSVHHWFVSQKKTRAPEEVEALQSRLEKTKLPLIAELGSSEINIRDFLGLTIGDVIPLHKSVEDSLQVKVGEKLKYLGSPGTLKGKMAVQITEIVNEGEEDYDE; this is translated from the coding sequence ATGGTTGATGTTCTATCGCAAAATGAGATCGATGCTTTGCTAGCTGCTTTGTCCTCTGGCGAAATGGATGCGGATGAACTTAAAAAAGAGGATACGCAGAAGAAGGTAAGGGCGTATGACTTTAAGAGAGCCGTGCGCTTCTCCAAGGATCATATTCGAAGCTTAACTCGGATTCACGAAAATTTTGCGCGATTCTTAACTACGTATTTTTCAGCACAACTTCGTACGTTTGTACAAATTAGTGTTGTCCAAGTGGAGCAGCTGCCCTACGACGAATTTATTCGTTCGATCCCGAAAATGACCATTTTGAACATCTTTGAAGCGGAGCCTTTAGAGGGTCGAATGGTACTTGAGGTTCATCCCAATGTTGCGTTCGCTATGTTGGATCGATTATTGGGTGGAGCAGGCACGACCCCTACGAAAATTAATGCCTTAACTGAAATTGAAACGATTGTGATGGAACGTATTTTTAGTAGAGCCTTCGATAGTTTGCAAGAAGCTTGGAAGACCGTTATCGACATTCAGCCAAGATTAGAGGCACTTGAAACGAATCCGCAATTTATGCAAATTGTTTCTCCGAATGAAACGATTGCACTGATCTCGCTTAGTACCAAAATCGGTGATACCACGGGGATGATCAATCTTTGTATTCCTCATGTGGTTATTGAGCCGATCATGCCTCGTCTATCCGTGCATCATTGGTTTGTTTCCCAGAAAAAGACGAGAGCTCCTGAAGAAGTGGAAGCACTTCAATCGCGCTTGGAAAAAACCAAGTTGCCACTCATTGCAGAACTGGGTTCGTCTGAAATTAACATACGTGACTTCCTTGGTTTAACAATTGGCGATGTTATCCCACTGCATAAATCCGTCGAAGATTCGCTTCAAGTCAAAGTGGGCGAGAAGCTGAAATATCTCGGAAGCCCTGGTACCTTAAAAGGGAAGATGGCTGTACAAATTACAGAAATCGTAAACGAAGGAGAAGAAGATTATGACGAATAA
- a CDS encoding flagellar basal body-associated FliL family protein — translation MFKNKIFILIVSILIAITLILTAAFVLWNFMEKNNESKDPAAKAQDAVASVKPTKAPSAEAVKANTAIIKDILTNLSGSQNFIKISFAFELENAKGKAEFDSLLDSAVKGTIVQALGDLTKDQIEGSKGSDSLTSTLMNKLNPLLHEGKIKQIWITDKVLQ, via the coding sequence GTGTTTAAGAACAAAATTTTCATACTCATTGTCTCCATTCTAATTGCGATTACACTGATTTTGACAGCGGCCTTTGTATTATGGAACTTTATGGAGAAAAATAACGAATCCAAAGATCCTGCCGCCAAAGCACAAGATGCTGTTGCTAGTGTAAAACCGACCAAAGCACCTTCTGCTGAGGCAGTCAAAGCTAACACAGCCATTATCAAAGATATTTTAACAAACTTATCCGGCAGTCAGAATTTCATTAAAATTAGCTTCGCTTTTGAATTAGAAAATGCTAAGGGTAAAGCAGAGTTTGATAGTTTATTGGACTCCGCGGTCAAAGGAACAATTGTACAAGCTTTAGGTGATTTGACGAAAGATCAGATTGAAGGCAGCAAAGGTTCTGATAGTTTAACTTCAACTTTAATGAATAAACTAAACCCATTGTTACACGAAGGAAAAATCAAGCAAATTTGGATAACCGATAAAGTACTTCAATAA
- a CDS encoding flagellar FlbD family protein — protein sequence MISLTRLNGKPIFLNALLIEQIEETPDTMISLTTGKKITVLEKAEVVVSLVRTYMQEIGSVRATIKSKDAEGS from the coding sequence ATGATTTCTCTCACACGTTTAAACGGCAAGCCTATTTTTCTGAATGCCTTATTGATTGAACAGATTGAAGAGACTCCTGATACCATGATTAGTTTAACAACAGGAAAGAAAATCACAGTTCTCGAAAAGGCAGAGGTTGTGGTAAGCTTAGTGCGGACCTACATGCAGGAGATTGGCTCAGTTCGAGCGACTATTAAGTCCAAGGATGCGGAGGGTTCGTAA
- the flgG gene encoding flagellar basal body rod protein FlgG, translated as MLRSLYSGVSGMRGFQTKLDVIGNNIANVNTIGFKGSRVMFKDILSQTVSGVSAPDDNRGGVNAQQVGLGVSLAAIDTIHTPGSAMTTNVTTDLRINGDGFFAVGTAEQTDAPYLTRSGNFTLDPTRNLVNAEGLHVMGAEGAGPIVIPEDIVSFSIAQNGDIIGIDSTGATVTTGQKVGVVKVINPSGLEKIGGNLYRMTANANPEGALTIDVPGNTATGTGTLISGQLEMSNVDLTGEFTEMIIAQRGFQANSRIITTSDEVLQEVVNLKR; from the coding sequence ATGTTAAGATCTTTATACTCAGGCGTTTCAGGTATGCGTGGTTTTCAAACTAAATTAGATGTTATCGGTAATAACATTGCCAACGTTAATACAATTGGTTTCAAAGGCAGCCGTGTTATGTTCAAAGACATTCTTAGCCAAACTGTTTCCGGTGTGAGTGCTCCCGATGACAACCGCGGTGGTGTGAATGCACAGCAAGTTGGTCTAGGAGTTAGTTTAGCTGCAATCGATACAATTCATACACCGGGTAGTGCAATGACTACTAATGTAACAACGGATTTACGTATTAATGGTGATGGATTTTTTGCAGTAGGGACTGCGGAGCAAACAGATGCGCCTTATCTTACAAGATCGGGGAATTTCACGCTAGATCCTACTCGCAACTTAGTTAATGCTGAAGGACTTCATGTGATGGGGGCTGAAGGTGCTGGCCCAATCGTTATTCCTGAGGACATTGTTTCTTTCTCAATCGCGCAAAATGGAGATATTATTGGTATCGACTCCACAGGTGCAACGGTTACAACAGGACAAAAAGTTGGTGTTGTTAAAGTCATCAATCCATCAGGACTTGAGAAAATTGGTGGGAATTTGTACCGTATGACAGCCAACGCGAATCCAGAAGGTGCTTTAACTATTGATGTGCCAGGCAATACAGCAACAGGTACGGGCACCCTGATCTCAGGTCAATTGGAAATGTCCAATGTTGATTTGACTGGTGAATTTACGGAGATGATCATCGCTCAACGTGGTTTCCAAGCGAATTCACGCATTATTACAACTTCCGATGAAGTGCTGCAAGAAGTCGTAAATCTTAAACGTTAA
- a CDS encoding TIGR02530 family flagellar biosynthesis protein, whose translation MTERISIGQLYPNAVSPASTRRTPVQQPVSTPGIPKFQQLLQDQFVRFSHHAEVRLKERGIQLKPEQLDKLSQAIDKVAAKGAKDALMILGGNALIVNVPNRTVVTALDGTSMNEHVFTQIDSAIVIA comes from the coding sequence ATGACAGAGAGAATATCCATTGGACAGCTTTATCCTAATGCGGTTTCTCCGGCGTCTACGAGACGAACACCTGTACAGCAACCGGTATCTACACCCGGTATTCCCAAGTTTCAACAACTTCTTCAGGACCAATTTGTTCGTTTCAGTCATCATGCAGAGGTTAGACTTAAGGAGAGAGGCATTCAACTAAAGCCCGAGCAATTGGATAAACTTAGTCAAGCAATCGATAAGGTGGCCGCTAAAGGTGCCAAAGATGCGCTAATGATCCTGGGTGGCAATGCTTTGATTGTTAATGTTCCTAACCGAACCGTCGTGACGGCGCTTGATGGAACCTCTATGAATGAACATGTATTTACTCAAATCGACAGTGCCATTGTTATCGCATAA
- a CDS encoding flagellar hook capping FlgD N-terminal domain-containing protein: protein MASNPVVGNVSDLINAGNNAKTKQKDNNTLGKDDFLKILITQLQNQDPTQPLQDKEFIAQMAQFTSVEQLTNMAGEMKLMRQSLGFVSGLIGKSVTWTDIDSSGASSEKTGIVDSITFKEGNQYASVKGVEISLDKLKKIENVGETK from the coding sequence ATGGCTTCAAACCCGGTTGTAGGAAATGTGTCAGATTTAATTAATGCAGGCAATAATGCCAAGACGAAACAAAAAGACAACAATACATTAGGCAAAGATGATTTTCTCAAGATTTTGATCACACAGCTTCAAAATCAAGACCCGACTCAGCCTTTGCAAGATAAAGAGTTTATTGCTCAAATGGCACAGTTCACATCCGTTGAGCAATTGACGAATATGGCTGGCGAAATGAAGTTGATGCGCCAATCTCTTGGTTTCGTGTCAGGGTTAATTGGTAAATCGGTGACGTGGACGGATATAGATTCATCGGGTGCTTCCTCTGAAAAAACAGGTATTGTAGATTCCATTACATTTAAAGAAGGCAATCAGTATGCCTCTGTGAAGGGAGTGGAAATTTCTCTCGACAAGCTCAAAAAAATTGAGAATGTTGGAGAAACAAAATGA
- a CDS encoding flagellar hook-length control protein FliK, with translation MDVQIAKVPTANTTSTATAGKTASTDAASKDAFNQVLGGQLSQESTAGEQSATDPAISLNMLLQMLQSLVLPIQGAVAQPNQGTEDQPLPEMLLEAMNSNPALAEQLLQDPKVGQWFADAKLLLQTLGDGQASGAFPISNGLNLQPADTLNLDAQNTLLALATLTKQQPDNPIVKFLNQDLQNTIQPLLPELMANLKGPAISSKPATPVVEAAEGSVDGNKEELVHVDKASHHKRTSNLVLPQKLDGDSFTLVQQPKSRLELLAAKNVFISSTLESQTDSKESFVDLVDLPTESNLSTNTVVTIADLQKAQIANTAVVKAPATINAGNFAEEMTEHVLKNMKITVAGSFSEAKLSLFPKNLGQVDVRISMHDGQLIAQFAADTLAGKQMLESQLPSLRQALQVQGLQVEKLEVTQNQNMQSSMFQDQRQQQTFGQSQQQNKNRTGNFQEDSLDFNQEVDNIAQVRTAVNGNSFDVIA, from the coding sequence ATGGATGTTCAAATAGCTAAAGTTCCAACTGCGAACACAACTTCCACAGCAACTGCTGGTAAAACAGCGTCCACGGATGCTGCATCCAAAGATGCTTTTAACCAAGTATTGGGAGGACAACTATCGCAGGAGTCAACTGCAGGGGAACAAAGTGCAACGGATCCCGCAATTTCACTGAATATGCTGCTGCAGATGCTGCAAAGTTTGGTTTTACCCATACAAGGAGCAGTTGCACAACCTAATCAAGGAACAGAGGACCAACCTCTTCCTGAGATGCTGCTTGAAGCGATGAATAGCAATCCAGCATTAGCAGAGCAATTGTTGCAAGACCCTAAAGTTGGCCAATGGTTTGCAGATGCTAAGCTGCTATTGCAAACGCTTGGTGACGGTCAAGCTAGCGGAGCCTTTCCTATATCGAATGGATTGAACTTGCAACCTGCAGATACGTTAAATTTAGATGCACAGAACACGTTGCTCGCGCTTGCTACTTTAACAAAACAACAACCGGACAACCCGATTGTGAAGTTTCTTAATCAAGACTTGCAGAACACGATTCAACCTTTGCTTCCTGAACTGATGGCGAATCTGAAAGGACCAGCTATATCCTCGAAACCAGCAACACCAGTTGTAGAAGCAGCAGAAGGATCAGTAGATGGAAACAAAGAAGAATTAGTTCATGTAGACAAAGCTAGTCATCATAAGCGTACAAGTAATCTGGTTTTGCCACAGAAACTGGATGGTGATTCATTCACACTTGTGCAACAACCTAAGTCCAGATTAGAACTGCTTGCGGCAAAAAATGTTTTTATTTCGTCAACGCTCGAGTCACAAACAGATTCCAAAGAATCTTTCGTTGACCTTGTGGATTTGCCAACGGAATCCAATCTGTCCACGAATACTGTTGTAACGATTGCAGATCTTCAGAAAGCACAGATCGCTAATACAGCTGTAGTTAAAGCTCCAGCAACTATTAACGCAGGTAATTTTGCTGAAGAAATGACAGAACATGTTCTGAAAAACATGAAGATTACAGTAGCTGGCTCATTCTCTGAAGCGAAACTTTCCTTGTTTCCCAAAAACCTGGGTCAAGTCGATGTTAGAATTTCCATGCATGACGGTCAATTGATCGCGCAATTCGCAGCGGATACTTTAGCCGGCAAGCAGATGTTAGAAAGTCAGCTTCCATCGCTAAGACAAGCACTTCAGGTTCAAGGTTTACAAGTCGAGAAACTGGAAGTTACGCAGAACCAGAATATGCAATCAAGTATGTTCCAGGATCAACGTCAACAACAGACCTTTGGTCAATCACAGCAGCAAAACAAGAATCGTACTGGCAATTTTCAAGAAGATTCTCTTGATTTTAATCAAGAAGTCGACAACATTGCTCAAGTTCGCACCGCTGTGAATGGAAACTCCTTCGATGTCATTGCCTAG